The following are encoded together in the Anopheles nili chromosome 3, idAnoNiliSN_F5_01, whole genome shotgun sequence genome:
- the LOC128727854 gene encoding ATP synthase subunit delta, mitochondrial-like gives MAFALRCTRLAVQSRLALRMMQSRSYSDEMAFTLAAANKVFYDGVHVRQVDVPSFNGAFGILANHVPTLAILKPGVVTVYENDGSVKKLFVSSGTITVNADATVQLLAEEAHPVEDLDPSACREILSTAQNQLAAASGDVARAEAAIALEVAEALVQAVN, from the coding sequence ATGGCGTTTGCTTTGCGATGTACTCGTTTGGCCGTTCAATCTCGACTGGCTCTACGAATGATGCAATCCCGCAGCTATTCCGACGAGATGGCCTTCACCTTGGCCGCTGCGAACAAAGTGTTCTACGACGGTGTGCACGTTCGTCAAGTTGATGTGCCCTCGTTCAACGGAGCTTTTGGCATTCTGGCGAACCATGTCCCTACACTGGCCATCCTGAAACCGGGCGTCGTTACGGTGTACGAGAATGATGGAAGCGTTAAGAAATTGTTCGTATCAAGCGGCACCATAACCGTGAACGCGGATGCCACGGTGCAGTTGCTCGCGGAGGAAGCCCATCCGGTGGAGGATCTGGATCCGTCTGCCTGTCGTGAGATTCTGTCTACTGCGCAAAATCAACTGGCTGCGGCTTCTGGCGATGTTGCACGGGCCGAAGCTGCGATTGCCCTGGAGGTTGCTGAGGCGCTCGTTCAAGCTGTAAATTAG